Proteins from one Deinococcus budaensis genomic window:
- a CDS encoding NUDIX domain-containing protein, whose protein sequence is MRLPPPDASFYVRPPGLPERPSVGAVVLRPSDGWRVALVIEPGEYAQLPKGGLEGSETHEQALRRELHEEAGLTAVRLVADLGVLERQNYARTRWQVTRYFLGVTGEAGGPALEPGFRLEWAALDRVPPLFWPEQTRLVERVRAGLQRGEYGLT, encoded by the coding sequence GTGAGGCTGCCCCCGCCCGACGCGAGCTTCTATGTCCGCCCTCCAGGTCTGCCCGAGCGCCCCAGCGTCGGCGCGGTCGTGCTGCGGCCCAGCGACGGGTGGCGGGTCGCGCTGGTGATCGAACCCGGCGAATATGCCCAGCTTCCCAAGGGCGGCCTGGAAGGCAGCGAGACCCACGAGCAGGCCCTCCGCCGCGAGCTGCACGAGGAGGCCGGGCTGACGGCCGTGCGGCTGGTCGCGGACCTGGGGGTGCTGGAGCGGCAGAACTACGCCCGGACGCGCTGGCAGGTCACCCGCTATTTCCTGGGCGTGACCGGGGAGGCCGGTGGTCCAGCGCTGGAACCCGGCTTCCGGCTGGAGTGGGCCGCGCTGGACCGGGTGCCGCCCCTCTTCTGGCCCGAGCAGACGCGGCTGGTGGAACGCGTGCGAGCGGGCCTTCAGCGCGGCGAGTACGGCTTGACCTGA
- a CDS encoding VOC family protein, whose amino-acid sequence MTATLDHLVIAARTLDEGRAWLEGRLGVPTQPGGEHALFGTHNALLSLGPAAYLEVIAVNPAAPAPARPRWFGLDTPGTQERLEDGPLLLHWVARVPALGSPGPAPHGEALELSRGENRWTLSVPADGSLPGGGVIPSLIAWHTPPPPTRLPDAGVRLLTLRLGTPDPDGLRAMLDRLALAGEVEVYEAPQPELAATLETPDGLVTL is encoded by the coding sequence ATGACGGCCACCCTCGACCACCTCGTGATCGCCGCCCGCACGCTGGACGAAGGCCGGGCGTGGCTGGAAGGCCGCCTGGGCGTGCCCACGCAGCCTGGCGGCGAACACGCCCTGTTCGGCACCCACAACGCGCTGCTGTCGCTGGGGCCGGCCGCGTACCTGGAAGTTATCGCGGTGAACCCGGCGGCTCCGGCTCCGGCCCGTCCACGCTGGTTCGGGCTGGACACGCCCGGCACGCAAGAACGGCTGGAAGACGGCCCCCTGCTGCTCCACTGGGTCGCGCGGGTGCCTGCGCTGGGCAGCCCCGGCCCCGCGCCGCACGGAGAGGCGCTGGAGTTGTCGCGCGGCGAGAACCGCTGGACGCTCAGCGTCCCGGCCGACGGCTCCCTGCCGGGCGGCGGGGTCATCCCCAGCCTGATCGCGTGGCACACGCCGCCCCCGCCCACGCGCCTGCCCGACGCCGGGGTGCGCCTGCTCACCCTGCGCCTGGGCACCCCCGACCCGGACGGGCTGCGGGCCATGCTGGACCGGCTGGCCCTGGCCGGTGAGGTGGAGGTCTACGAGGCGCCCCAGCCGGAGCTGGCAGCCACGCTCGAAACGCCGGACGGGCTGGTGACGCTGTGA
- a CDS encoding NAD(P)/FAD-dependent oxidoreductase, with translation MGDILVIGSGLAGLTAARVLTQAGRRVRVLEAGQEVGGRVQSRTVDGFTLDAGYQVLFPAYPALRRHADLDALDLVTVPPAGVVRRGRRADVLGDPLRDPASLPSTLSTRALGLGDKLRVARLAARLRVPPPHALLAGPDETTEDYLRRQGFSDRALDHFFRPFFGGIFLQRDLSASARLFRYYFRMLMDGGAALPRAGIGALTRQLAQGLEVTAGVRVTRLTAHGSHVTAATSAGDLDARQVIVATDAQSAQALTGEPVSRGRLGSSYLYYAAPRPLDPQPRLLLNAEAGLINNAQWTSRLIPERAPAGQELLTVTVLHESLPGLPDLDDASLDARVRVELSQWYGEGVRELRTLHTEHIGFAQFPQPPEYAATLPGHATALPGVLLASEVTSMSSVQGAMESGEKAAAILLGDLAGMSRPRGA, from the coding sequence ATGGGGGACATTCTGGTGATCGGGTCGGGGCTGGCGGGCCTCACGGCGGCGCGGGTGCTGACGCAGGCAGGGCGGCGGGTGCGGGTGCTGGAGGCGGGGCAAGAGGTCGGCGGGCGGGTGCAGTCGCGGACGGTAGACGGCTTCACGCTGGACGCGGGGTATCAGGTGCTGTTTCCCGCCTACCCGGCGCTGCGGCGCCACGCCGACCTGGACGCGCTCGACCTGGTGACGGTGCCTCCGGCGGGCGTGGTGCGGCGCGGGCGGCGGGCCGACGTGTTGGGGGACCCCTTGCGCGACCCTGCCAGCCTGCCCTCGACCCTGAGCACCCGCGCGCTGGGCCTGGGGGACAAGCTGCGGGTGGCGCGGCTGGCGGCCCGGCTGCGGGTGCCCCCGCCTCACGCCCTGCTCGCCGGTCCCGACGAGACCACCGAGGACTACCTGCGGCGCCAGGGCTTCAGCGACCGCGCGCTCGACCACTTCTTCCGGCCCTTTTTCGGCGGCATCTTTCTGCAGCGCGACCTGAGTGCGAGCGCGCGGCTCTTCCGGTACTACTTCCGGATGCTGATGGACGGCGGCGCGGCGCTGCCCCGCGCGGGGATCGGGGCGCTGACCCGGCAACTCGCGCAGGGGCTGGAGGTCACGGCTGGCGTGCGGGTGACCCGGTTGACGGCACACGGGAGCCACGTCACCGCCGCCACCTCCGCCGGGGACCTCGACGCCCGGCAGGTGATCGTCGCCACCGACGCGCAGAGCGCGCAGGCCCTGACGGGCGAGCCGGTCTCGCGCGGGCGGCTGGGCAGCAGCTACCTGTACTACGCCGCGCCGCGTCCCCTCGACCCGCAGCCCCGGCTGCTGCTGAACGCCGAAGCGGGCCTGATCAACAACGCCCAGTGGACCAGCCGCCTGATTCCGGAGCGGGCGCCCGCCGGGCAGGAACTGTTGACCGTGACTGTGCTGCACGAGTCGCTGCCGGGGCTGCCTGACCTCGACGACGCCTCGCTCGACGCCCGGGTGCGCGTCGAGCTGTCGCAGTGGTACGGGGAAGGCGTCAGGGAGCTGCGGACCCTGCACACCGAACACATCGGGTTCGCCCAGTTTCCGCAGCCGCCCGAGTACGCGGCCACCCTGCCCGGCCACGCGACCGCGCTGCCCGGCGTGCTGCTCGCGTCCGAGGTCACCTCCATGAGCAGCGTGCAGGGGGCGATGGAAAGCGGCGAGAAGGCCGCCGCGATCCTGCTGGGCGACCTGGCGGGCATGAGCCGTCCGCGCGGGGCCTGA